One genomic region from Bacillus aquiflavi encodes:
- the ytvI gene encoding sporulation integral membrane protein YtvI — MSGFLSKRSMIIIITIISIAVLMIFILPVSVPIILALITALFLNPLVNLLQEKAKMKRHLSVLIVFLIFSCFIGFSGFFVTTKVVAEVIKLVENSPHYFNDLMKAWLKFETNLSTALQDLPQDLVNEISKQVQDFLTKIKDELVAYVNIDNVKALLTNIPNYLVSFLVYLIALFLFLLDLPRLKEGIFNHLTDKTADKVHFMTSRLSYVIFGFCKAQLLVSIIIFIVSLIGLFLISPDIALIMSLIIWIIDVIPIIGSIVILGPWSLYHFFTGDIVLGTKLAILAAILLIIRRTVEPKVMGSQIGLSPLATLIAMYIGLKLFNIFGFFIGPLVLIIFNSAKEAGIIKFNFKI; from the coding sequence TTGTCTGGTTTTTTATCAAAACGATCAATGATTATTATCATTACCATAATTAGTATTGCCGTTTTAATGATCTTCATACTGCCGGTATCAGTTCCAATTATTTTGGCTCTTATTACTGCTTTATTTCTCAACCCTCTTGTAAATTTATTACAAGAAAAAGCAAAAATGAAACGGCATCTATCGGTTTTAATTGTCTTTTTAATCTTTAGTTGTTTTATCGGATTTTCCGGTTTTTTTGTGACAACAAAAGTAGTTGCAGAAGTAATTAAGCTTGTGGAGAATTCCCCTCATTACTTTAATGATCTCATGAAAGCATGGCTTAAATTTGAAACAAACTTATCAACTGCCCTGCAAGATTTACCTCAAGATTTAGTTAATGAGATTAGTAAACAAGTACAAGATTTTTTAACTAAAATAAAGGACGAACTAGTTGCTTATGTTAATATTGATAACGTTAAAGCATTATTAACAAATATTCCAAATTATTTAGTTAGTTTTCTTGTATATTTGATCGCATTATTTTTATTTTTACTAGATTTACCAAGGCTAAAAGAAGGAATATTCAATCATTTAACAGATAAAACTGCTGATAAAGTACATTTTATGACATCCCGGCTTTCCTATGTCATATTCGGATTTTGTAAAGCGCAACTTTTAGTCAGCATTATTATTTTTATCGTGTCTTTAATCGGTTTGTTTTTAATTTCCCCTGATATTGCCCTGATTATGTCATTAATCATTTGGATTATTGATGTTATACCGATTATCGGTTCAATTGTAATATTAGGCCCTTGGTCCCTGTACCACTTTTTCACTGGGGATATTGTATTAGGAACAAAATTAGCCATTTTAGCAGCAATTTTATTAATTATTCGTCGCACAGTTGAACCAAAAGTAATGGGCAGTCAGATAGGACTTTCACCATTAGCGACCTTAATTGCAATGTATATAGGATTAAAACTCTTTAATATATTTGGGTTCTTCATTGGACCTTTAGTCCTTATCATTTTCAATTCTGCAAAAGAGGCTGGCATTATCAAATTTAATTTTAAAATATAA
- a CDS encoding YugN family protein → MKFEKIGLEGVKVDLGRLDDLMYEHGIIREEQWDYERVTYDKKFELKEGVFYLRIQGYAVEGDVGAHKAVIELMTPLLGKHYYPHGVEYGDEEQFPNSLVKQCESILSDIKKKIESIVQ, encoded by the coding sequence ATGAAGTTTGAAAAAATCGGTTTAGAAGGAGTTAAGGTCGACTTAGGCCGTTTAGATGATCTTATGTATGAGCATGGAATTATTAGAGAAGAACAATGGGATTATGAGCGTGTTACTTATGACAAAAAGTTTGAATTAAAAGAAGGAGTATTTTATCTTCGTATCCAAGGTTATGCCGTTGAGGGTGATGTCGGCGCGCATAAAGCTGTTATTGAGCTGATGACTCCATTGTTAGGTAAACATTATTATCCTCATGGGGTTGAATATGGTGATGAAGAACAATTTCCAAATTCACTTGTAAAGCAGTGCGAGTCAATTTTATCCGATATTAAAAAGAAAATCGAATCTATCGTACAATAA
- a CDS encoding CBS domain-containing protein, protein MEKIKDIMTDDVESCSLLDNVYEVAQKMKQLNVGAIPIVDNEKLVGMITDRDIVLRCIAEKQPPSSKVEEIMSDQLFTVTPETSTQEAVRIMAEQQVRRLPVVEGEKLVGIVSLGDFAVRQLTDDQAKEALSEISESEAQH, encoded by the coding sequence ATGGAAAAAATAAAAGACATTATGACAGATGATGTTGAGTCATGCTCTTTGTTAGACAATGTTTATGAAGTAGCACAAAAAATGAAGCAATTAAATGTCGGAGCTATTCCAATTGTTGATAATGAAAAGCTTGTCGGAATGATAACGGACCGAGATATTGTGTTACGTTGTATCGCTGAAAAACAACCACCTTCATCAAAAGTTGAAGAAATTATGAGTGATCAATTATTTACTGTTACGCCTGAAACGTCTACTCAAGAAGCAGTACGGATAATGGCAGAACAACAAGTGCGTCGTTTACCAGTTGTTGAAGGGGAAAAATTGGTCGGAATTGTTTCATTAGGTGATTTTGCTGTAAGGCAATTAACAGATGATCAAGCAAAAGAAGCTTTGTCAGAAATATCAGAGTCTGAAGCGCAACATTAA
- a CDS encoding DinB family protein — MFPYRNDLRKTLIPYLKSLNENDWYRSTAYYPNSIAWIISHISTSEDFWVNKIGFKNNEILTINEHSTSTEILNGYIKIRKRTDNILKTLAFDQLNEIVDVPTFSDGWIPPSKPTLHWLFHHVYTHEAYHVGQIAIIARINGFKQPLF, encoded by the coding sequence ATGTTTCCTTATCGTAATGACCTTAGAAAAACATTAATTCCCTATTTAAAAAGTCTTAATGAAAATGATTGGTATAGAAGCACTGCTTATTATCCAAATAGTATTGCCTGGATTATTTCACATATTTCAACTAGTGAAGATTTTTGGGTAAATAAAATCGGTTTTAAAAACAATGAAATTCTAACTATTAACGAACATAGCACATCTACAGAAATATTAAATGGATATATAAAAATAAGAAAACGTACTGATAACATATTAAAAACATTAGCTTTCGATCAGCTTAATGAAATAGTAGACGTTCCAACCTTTTCTGATGGTTGGATTCCACCTTCAAAACCGACATTACATTGGTTGTTTCATCATGTGTATACTCATGAAGCTTATCATGTCGGACAGATTGCAATTATCGCAAGAATAAACGGCTTCAAACAACCATTATTTTAA
- a CDS encoding CAP domain-containing protein yields MSGKERPNEGISLFIGQGANELEGKFGKPDRIDTSVYGYDWWIYNKTNSKYLQVGVEQGKVVTVYVIGEDVDISPFKIGQPVEEIYSSILIETEIPFELNDSSYRFELSEEDMNVRPLIRLGDIFVQLYFDKFSGTLSSVRFLDGPTLVKHRPYELIYRGELFDAGSVDGDEWAQAEEGSKKQIFDLTNIIRQRFDLNPLYWDEKTANVAYMHSKDMYDSNYFSHNSPNNGSVADRLDTAEVFYKTAGENIAAHYIDGPAVVEGWLNSKGHRETMLNDKFTHIGIGIYKKYYTQNFIQAWVE; encoded by the coding sequence ATGTCGGGAAAAGAACGCCCGAACGAGGGTATTTCTCTTTTTATTGGCCAAGGCGCAAATGAATTAGAAGGAAAGTTTGGGAAGCCAGATCGGATTGATACTTCTGTATATGGTTATGATTGGTGGATTTATAATAAAACAAACAGCAAGTACTTACAGGTCGGAGTGGAACAAGGCAAAGTCGTGACAGTTTATGTGATCGGAGAAGATGTCGATATTTCTCCTTTTAAAATAGGACAACCCGTTGAAGAAATTTATTCCTCTATTTTAATCGAAACGGAGATTCCTTTTGAACTTAATGACAGCTCATACAGATTTGAGCTGTCAGAAGAGGACATGAATGTTCGTCCACTTATTCGCCTTGGAGATATATTCGTTCAATTATATTTTGATAAGTTTAGTGGGACTTTATCAAGTGTTCGTTTTTTAGACGGGCCAACTCTTGTAAAGCACCGCCCATATGAACTCATTTATCGAGGAGAATTATTTGATGCAGGTTCTGTAGATGGTGATGAATGGGCACAAGCAGAAGAGGGCAGTAAAAAACAGATTTTTGATCTAACTAACATTATTAGACAACGATTCGATCTTAATCCGCTTTACTGGGATGAAAAAACAGCAAATGTTGCTTATATGCACAGTAAAGATATGTATGATAGTAATTATTTCTCTCATAATTCGCCTAATAATGGTAGCGTTGCTGATCGCTTAGATACTGCTGAAGTTTTTTATAAGACGGCTGGTGAAAATATTGCTGCTCACTATATTGATGGTCCAGCGGTTGTTGAGGGATGGCTTAACAGTAAAGGACACCGTGAAACAATGTTAAATGATAAATTCACACATATTGGTATCGGTATTTATAAAAAATATTATACACAAAACTTTATTCAAGCATGGGTAGAGTAG
- a CDS encoding YlbD family protein codes for MSKQKKLHPSVKKFKNFVQNNPKIIQEVRNGHSTWQELYEEWYLLGEEDPRWDMFRNEHTVTEEKEEKKSDLISQVMGLLKKIDPNQMQEQLQNVSKTLGAIQGVIAQFQGNKGEQTEEKSNSDNEQPRHRFFIS; via the coding sequence ATGAGCAAGCAAAAAAAACTTCATCCATCTGTAAAAAAATTCAAAAATTTTGTTCAAAACAATCCAAAGATTATTCAAGAAGTACGAAATGGTCATTCCACTTGGCAAGAGCTTTATGAGGAGTGGTATTTACTTGGAGAAGAGGATCCAAGGTGGGACATGTTTAGAAATGAACATACTGTTACAGAGGAGAAGGAAGAGAAAAAATCAGATTTGATATCACAAGTAATGGGACTGCTAAAAAAAATAGATCCTAATCAAATGCAGGAACAGCTTCAAAATGTAAGTAAAACACTTGGCGCAATTCAAGGAGTGATCGCACAGTTTCAAGGAAATAAGGGGGAGCAAACTGAAGAAAAATCGAATTCGGATAATGAACAGCCGCGTCACCGTTTTTTTATTTCGTAA
- a CDS encoding YlbE-like family protein, producing the protein MRTDVLEYLNNQQELKQFVRAQPFWYRKLTRNPLDVEKLEIAALHYYKKTIPHKVEKFSSGIQMVSMMMNMFQAMNSK; encoded by the coding sequence ATGAGGACTGACGTTTTAGAGTATTTAAATAACCAACAGGAACTAAAGCAATTTGTCCGCGCTCAACCTTTTTGGTACCGCAAATTAACAAGAAATCCTCTTGATGTTGAAAAGCTAGAAATCGCTGCTTTACATTATTACAAAAAAACAATTCCTCATAAAGTTGAAAAATTTTCAAGCGGGATTCAAATGGTTTCCATGATGATGAATATGTTTCAGGCAATGAATTCAAAGTAG
- a CDS encoding YlbF family regulator, which produces MLATTERVEILDEAEALAKMILQSKTVEFYLDCFYKLKNNKQAQKKIKEFVKIKEQYEEVQRFGKYHPDYKFVMNNIRQVKREMDLDEDVANFKKAETELQMLLDDISKIIGKSISEHVKVPTGNPYFDHVSSCGGGCGAGGSCGCS; this is translated from the coding sequence TTGCTTGCTACAACAGAAAGAGTTGAAATATTAGATGAAGCTGAAGCATTAGCAAAGATGATTTTGCAATCTAAGACTGTTGAATTTTATTTAGATTGTTTTTATAAATTAAAAAATAATAAACAAGCGCAAAAAAAAATTAAAGAGTTTGTAAAAATAAAGGAACAATATGAAGAGGTACAACGTTTTGGTAAATACCATCCTGACTATAAATTTGTTATGAATAATATTCGCCAAGTAAAACGAGAAATGGATCTGGACGAAGATGTGGCGAACTTTAAAAAGGCAGAGACAGAATTACAAATGCTCTTAGACGATATTAGTAAGATAATCGGCAAGTCAATCTCAGAGCATGTTAAAGTTCCTACTGGAAATCCTTATTTTGATCATGTCTCAAGCTGTGGCGGCGGTTGTGGAGCCGGAGGAAGTTGTGGTTGCTCATAG
- a CDS encoding YlbG family protein, with product MFSQRQGVIVWLYTLKQAKMLRRFGNVHYVSKRLKYVVLYCNQEDVSSIIAKLQSYTFVKKVEPSYKPFLKIKYENSKPDKAKEYDYKMGI from the coding sequence ATATTTAGTCAGCGGCAAGGCGTGATTGTTTGGCTTTATACACTTAAGCAGGCAAAAATGCTAAGGAGATTCGGAAATGTTCACTACGTTTCAAAACGATTAAAGTATGTCGTTCTATATTGCAATCAAGAAGACGTCAGCTCAATTATTGCAAAACTGCAGTCATATACGTTTGTAAAAAAAGTAGAGCCATCCTATAAACCGTTTCTAAAAATTAAATATGAAAATTCTAAGCCTGACAAAGCAAAAGAATACGATTATAAAATGGGAATTTAA
- a CDS encoding LXG domain-containing protein codes for MKILHAREIYTGIEVIQQTLKTTYEQVSEIERAVEGIIQLEDSLKGKGGEAIRAFFQNVHKPFLLFHQAFITDYDTILEEIKYLLQAFEPAEDGFIHESFLENDVANGLDRLERRVTSITSEINNAIHSVQDIVSLPPIQADETISHINQARQHNRMTIENLHSFDEQATRLLDRILDDLLMMTSFMKEIEAMTQSGQLPISHYSVSKMMTSEA; via the coding sequence ATGAAAATTTTACATGCCCGGGAGATTTATACCGGCATTGAAGTCATTCAACAAACATTGAAAACCACCTATGAACAAGTGAGTGAAATTGAACGTGCTGTTGAAGGAATTATTCAACTAGAAGATTCACTTAAAGGAAAAGGCGGCGAAGCGATTCGTGCTTTTTTTCAAAACGTACATAAGCCATTTCTCTTATTCCATCAAGCATTCATTACTGATTATGATACAATTTTAGAAGAAATTAAATATTTGCTTCAAGCGTTTGAACCAGCAGAAGATGGCTTTATTCACGAAAGTTTTTTAGAAAATGATGTCGCGAATGGATTAGATCGTCTTGAGAGACGAGTTACATCGATAACGAGTGAAATCAACAATGCAATACATAGTGTACAAGATATCGTCAGCTTGCCACCTATCCAAGCTGATGAAACAATCTCCCATATCAATCAAGCGCGCCAACATAATCGAATGACGATCGAAAACCTCCATTCCTTTGATGAGCAAGCAACTCGTTTACTTGACCGGATTTTAGATGACTTACTAATGATGACCAGCTTTATGAAAGAAATAGAAGCGATGACTCAAAGCGGTCAATTGCCAATTTCTCATTACAGTGTATCAAAAATGATGACAAGCGAGGCTTAG
- a CDS encoding pentapeptide repeat-containing protein, which yields MFCNTVFENTNFGGAKLYGCEFNNITFKNVNFGKVELDASKIVNSIFDNCTLIKVSSNETLFGNLCFQHCKLDDVFSNSIVKNILFEECDFNGIEFWECIISSLKFKKSKFKVTDMKKNINKGTLERPVIINGDEAISFFKERSEIL from the coding sequence ATTTTTTGTAATACTGTTTTTGAGAATACAAATTTTGGGGGAGCAAAATTATATGGTTGTGAATTTAATAATATAACATTTAAAAATGTAAACTTTGGAAAAGTAGAACTAGATGCTAGTAAAATAGTAAATTCGATATTTGATAATTGTACACTAATAAAAGTAAGTTCAAATGAAACCCTTTTTGGGAATTTGTGTTTTCAACATTGCAAATTAGATGATGTATTTTCAAATAGTATAGTTAAAAATATACTGTTTGAAGAATGTGACTTTAATGGAATAGAATTTTGGGAGTGTATAATTAGTAGCCTTAAATTTAAAAAAAGTAAATTTAAGGTTACTGATATGAAAAAAAATATTAACAAGGGAACTTTAGAACGACCAGTAATTATAAATGGAGACGAGGCTATAAGCTTTTTTAAAGAGCGAAGCGAAATTCTTTAG
- a CDS encoding DUF7147 family protein: MIQRFIELGEGYSDIYELLEIAKANRQRLSSMMALHTTYNEREVSSLVVILQPTTPGNFQPLYICREGIPSPTTKPNKRFELFLETAQSLGKNVIKLHVKSSAIFSEKELYYQYLIGILRMNRYIPPLQ; the protein is encoded by the coding sequence ATGATTCAACGTTTTATCGAGCTTGGAGAAGGTTACTCAGATATATATGAGTTGCTTGAAATTGCAAAAGCAAATCGCCAACGGTTATCGTCTATGATGGCATTACATACAACCTATAATGAACGTGAAGTAAGTTCTTTAGTTGTCATACTTCAGCCAACTACTCCAGGAAATTTTCAACCGCTATATATTTGCCGAGAAGGAATTCCTTCGCCTACGACTAAACCAAATAAGCGATTCGAACTATTTCTTGAAACCGCACAATCCCTTGGAAAAAATGTTATTAAACTACATGTAAAGTCATCTGCAATATTTTCGGAAAAGGAATTATATTACCAATATTTAATTGGGATTTTGCGCATGAATCGATATATTCCACCTTTGCAGTAG
- the rsmD gene encoding 16S rRNA (guanine(966)-N(2))-methyltransferase RsmD, whose product MRVVSGTCKGRSLKPVPGKQTRPTTDKVKEAIFNMIGPYFDGGLGLDLFAGSGSLGIEALSRGLDKVIFVDRDMKAFQVIKHNIVSCRLTEQSEIYRNDSERALKALIKRGLVFDYIFLDPPYKKQKLQLLIETIEKGRLLKEHGVIVCEHDCMTELQDNIGTLTRRNRETYGMIDISIYT is encoded by the coding sequence ATGAGGGTTGTTTCAGGAACGTGCAAGGGAAGATCGTTAAAACCGGTTCCCGGTAAGCAAACAAGACCGACAACTGATAAAGTGAAAGAAGCTATTTTTAACATGATTGGACCTTATTTTGATGGGGGATTGGGTCTGGACTTATTTGCAGGGAGCGGAAGCCTTGGAATCGAAGCATTAAGCAGGGGACTGGATAAAGTCATATTTGTTGATCGGGATATGAAAGCGTTTCAAGTAATAAAGCATAACATCGTATCATGTAGATTGACAGAACAGTCAGAAATATATCGAAATGATTCTGAAAGAGCTTTAAAAGCACTGATTAAAAGGGGACTCGTTTTTGATTATATATTTTTAGATCCGCCATATAAAAAGCAAAAGCTGCAATTATTAATTGAAACAATTGAAAAAGGAAGACTTTTGAAAGAACATGGGGTTATTGTTTGTGAACATGATTGTATGACGGAATTACAAGATAATATTGGAACATTAACACGTAGAAACCGCGAAACATATGGGATGATAGACATTTCAATTTATACTTAA
- the coaD gene encoding pantetheine-phosphate adenylyltransferase: MTSIAVCPGSFDPITYGHIDIIARGAKVFDEVNVVVLNNAAKKPLFTVEERLALIKRVTSNIPNVKVDAYSGLLIDYAKSVNANAIIRGLRAVSDFEYEMQITSMNRVLDDKIETFFIMTNSQYSFLSSSIVKEVAKYDGNISELLVPPSIEKALKKKFGFDH; encoded by the coding sequence TTGACAAGCATTGCAGTTTGTCCTGGGAGCTTTGATCCGATTACATATGGTCATATCGATATTATTGCAAGAGGGGCAAAAGTATTTGATGAAGTAAATGTTGTCGTGCTAAATAATGCAGCGAAAAAACCGTTATTTACTGTAGAAGAAAGGCTAGCATTAATAAAACGAGTAACTAGCAATATACCGAATGTTAAAGTCGATGCTTATTCAGGTCTTTTAATTGACTATGCGAAAAGTGTAAATGCAAACGCAATCATTCGTGGACTGAGAGCTGTTTCCGACTTTGAGTATGAAATGCAAATTACATCAATGAACCGTGTTCTAGATGATAAAATTGAGACGTTTTTTATTATGACAAACAGTCAATACTCTTTTCTTAGTTCAAGTATTGTGAAAGAAGTAGCAAAGTATGATGGAAATATATCTGAACTACTAGTACCCCCGTCAATTGAAAAGGCACTTAAAAAGAAATTTGGATTTGATCATTAA
- the ylbJ gene encoding sporulation integral membrane protein YlbJ, which translates to MFHSKMKTIFLAFTVTLLAISLIIFPEESFEASIRGLNMWWEIVFPSLLPFFIVSEMLIGFGVVKFLGVLLEPLMRPLFKVPGAGGFVWAMGMASGYPAGAKLTTRLRQERQLTQIEAERLVSFTNSSNPLFIFGAVSVGFFKNTQLGILLALAHYLGNISVGLTMRFYGGKKEKWDRTKEKPAKISLKLAFSALHHTRIKDNRPIGKLIGDAVISSIQTLLMIGGFIILFSVINKLLYHLHITAFLAKAVEFGLKLFHFPELMSIPFISGLFEITLGSQMTSQIQEATLLQQAIMTSFILAFSGFSVQAQVASILAQTDIRFKPFFFARILHGCFASFFTLLLWYPVYERFNTTEQPSNVIPVLLFLGKFFVLLNTIICSLV; encoded by the coding sequence GTGTTTCATTCAAAAATGAAAACAATCTTTCTTGCTTTTACTGTAACACTATTAGCTATTTCTCTAATTATTTTCCCAGAAGAATCGTTTGAGGCTTCCATTAGGGGTCTTAATATGTGGTGGGAAATTGTTTTTCCATCTTTACTCCCATTCTTTATCGTTTCAGAAATGCTAATTGGCTTTGGGGTTGTGAAATTTTTAGGTGTTCTTCTCGAACCTTTAATGCGCCCCCTCTTTAAAGTTCCAGGAGCAGGCGGATTTGTTTGGGCAATGGGCATGGCATCCGGCTATCCCGCAGGTGCTAAATTAACAACAAGATTAAGACAAGAAAGACAACTGACACAAATTGAAGCTGAAAGACTTGTTTCTTTTACAAACTCATCAAATCCTTTGTTTATTTTTGGTGCAGTATCTGTGGGATTTTTTAAAAATACTCAGTTGGGTATTTTACTTGCTTTAGCTCATTACCTAGGAAATATTAGCGTTGGATTAACGATGCGATTTTATGGGGGAAAGAAAGAAAAATGGGACAGAACTAAAGAAAAACCAGCAAAAATCTCATTAAAATTAGCCTTTTCTGCTCTCCATCACACAAGAATAAAAGACAATAGACCAATCGGGAAGCTGATTGGCGATGCTGTTATTTCATCGATTCAAACATTGCTTATGATAGGCGGTTTTATTATATTATTTTCAGTTATAAACAAGTTGCTATATCATTTACATATTACCGCCTTCTTGGCTAAAGCAGTAGAGTTTGGTTTAAAACTATTCCATTTTCCTGAATTAATGAGCATTCCATTTATTTCCGGTTTATTTGAAATTACGTTAGGAAGCCAAATGACTAGTCAAATTCAAGAGGCGACTTTATTGCAACAAGCGATTATGACGAGCTTTATTTTGGCATTTAGTGGATTTAGCGTTCAAGCTCAAGTAGCAAGTATTTTAGCACAAACAGACATTCGTTTTAAGCCATTTTTCTTTGCTAGAATTTTACATGGTTGTTTCGCAAGTTTTTTTACGTTACTTTTATGGTATCCAGTCTACGAGCGATTTAACACAACTGAACAACCTTCAAATGTTATCCCTGTTTTATTATTTTTAGGAAAATTCTTTGTCTTATTGAATACTATAATCTGCTCATTAGTATAG
- a CDS encoding patatin-like phospholipase family protein, producing the protein MRRPKIGLALGSGGARGFAHLGVIKVLQEEGIPIDMIAGSSMGALVGCFYGAGLDLNDLYKLSKAFKRKYFLDFTIPNMGFIAGKRVKELKKIFTHGKMIENLNIPVSVVTTDLKSGEKVVFTKGPIDDAVRASISIPGIFVPEKINGRLLVDGGVVDRVPVSVVKEMGAEFIIAVDVSHVNTNLEITSIFDVIIQSLDILQMELVRNREIASDIMIRPHVEMFSSQAFTNIEEIIKIGEEETRKQVKKIKRMIKCWKEPL; encoded by the coding sequence TTGAGACGTCCAAAGATTGGCTTAGCACTTGGATCAGGTGGTGCCAGGGGATTTGCTCATTTAGGTGTTATTAAAGTTTTACAAGAAGAAGGAATTCCAATTGATATGATCGCAGGAAGTAGTATGGGGGCACTTGTCGGGTGTTTTTATGGAGCCGGCCTAGATCTTAATGATCTTTATAAACTTTCAAAAGCATTTAAACGAAAATATTTTTTAGACTTTACAATTCCTAATATGGGGTTTATTGCTGGTAAAAGGGTTAAAGAGCTTAAAAAAATATTTACACATGGAAAAATGATAGAAAATCTAAATATTCCGGTTAGTGTCGTTACAACAGATTTAAAATCTGGTGAAAAGGTTGTTTTTACAAAGGGTCCAATTGATGATGCTGTTCGTGCAAGTATCTCAATTCCGGGAATATTTGTCCCTGAGAAAATAAATGGACGGTTGTTAGTAGATGGCGGTGTTGTTGATCGTGTACCTGTGTCTGTTGTAAAAGAAATGGGGGCAGAATTTATCATTGCAGTTGATGTATCCCATGTGAATACGAATTTAGAGATCACATCGATTTTTGACGTCATTATCCAAAGTTTAGACATTTTACAAATGGAGTTAGTGAGAAATAGAGAGATCGCTTCTGATATCATGATACGTCCTCATGTAGAAATGTTTAGCAGTCAAGCATTTACAAATATTGAAGAGATCATTAAGATTGGTGAAGAAGAAACAAGGAAACAAGTTAAAAAAATTAAACGAATGATTAAGTGCTGGAAGGAGCCATTATAA